One stretch of Roseimicrobium sp. ORNL1 DNA includes these proteins:
- a CDS encoding universal stress protein yields MKTYQHILVGVDFSPGSRAALHAAARIASPGKTPITVMHVIDPKLAESMKEAHHWTDLELFQHVDQTVVDFVTVTGVAADHVRIELDIGQPFQALIGARHRLEADLMVMGTRGSEHGPNDIGSVASKCMRKAPADVLLVREGTDGSFHHITACVDLSETSAKAVTAARHFAELHGAMLDCLLINQSVLALNMDYNGFSPPITPVEPQGLAQWEYEMDGFLRPLMRTAPSSLTWNAFVKDRSNVREAILEHMKLTKTDLVVLGTRGKTNLRTLLIGTTAEKIVTHAPCSVLTVKPDGFELPVEVKDEGGDAHDASHEQESPFPPATVPMA; encoded by the coding sequence ATGAAGACCTACCAACACATTCTGGTGGGGGTCGACTTTTCTCCTGGAAGCCGCGCGGCCTTGCATGCCGCCGCCCGCATCGCTTCCCCCGGAAAGACCCCAATCACCGTGATGCATGTCATCGATCCGAAGCTTGCCGAGTCCATGAAGGAGGCTCACCACTGGACGGATCTGGAGTTGTTTCAACACGTCGACCAGACCGTGGTTGATTTCGTCACCGTCACCGGCGTCGCTGCCGACCATGTGCGCATCGAGCTGGATATTGGACAGCCCTTCCAGGCGTTGATTGGTGCCCGCCATCGACTGGAGGCGGACCTCATGGTGATGGGAACTCGCGGCTCTGAACACGGACCCAATGACATCGGCTCCGTAGCCAGCAAGTGCATGCGCAAGGCACCCGCAGATGTGCTGCTGGTACGTGAAGGCACGGATGGCAGCTTCCACCATATCACCGCTTGCGTGGATCTTTCCGAGACTTCGGCCAAGGCCGTGACGGCAGCACGTCACTTTGCGGAACTGCATGGGGCCATGTTGGATTGCCTGTTGATCAATCAGTCCGTGCTGGCGCTGAACATGGACTACAATGGATTCTCACCTCCCATTACGCCTGTGGAACCCCAGGGACTGGCGCAGTGGGAGTATGAGATGGATGGGTTCCTCCGCCCGCTGATGCGCACCGCACCGAGCAGTCTCACGTGGAATGCCTTTGTGAAGGATCGGTCCAATGTGCGCGAGGCCATCCTGGAGCACATGAAACTTACAAAGACGGACCTGGTGGTGCTGGGTACTCGCGGGAAGACCAATCTGCGCACCCTGCTCATCGGCACCACCGCGGAGAAGATTGTCACCCACGCCCCCTGCTCCGTGCTCACCGTGAAGCCGGATGGGTTTGAGCTGCCCGTTGAGGTGAAGGATGAGGGAGGTGACGCTCATGACGCCAGCCATGAACAAGAGAGCCCTTTCCCTCCCGCCACCGTGCCCATGGCGTGA